A genome region from Microbacterium terricola includes the following:
- a CDS encoding Gfo/Idh/MocA family protein, producing the protein MGSAAAKTFAPDVEVRESGYRIGAIGAGMIMADVHLEAYREAGFTVAAIASRTESKARALAERYSIPTVHATPLELIADTDIDIIDIAFPPDQQPALIRAALAQDHVKGILAQKPLALTLEEAAALRDEAAAAGKVLSVNQNMRFDQSIRVLRQILDGGELGEVVFATINMHAIPHWQTFLEGYDRLTLANMSVHHLDALRFLFGEPEEIYTATRTDPRTEFAHEDGIVVSTLRFRSGVLAMSVEDVWSGPREEGFDSDVSITWRVEGTQGVAKGTIGWPTGEPSTLTYASTLTTDGAWVSPTWETHWFPHAFIGVMEQLQYALATGTEPELTVADNVRTIALIEAGYRSIAEHRPVRIDEISV; encoded by the coding sequence ATGGGTTCAGCAGCAGCGAAGACCTTCGCACCTGACGTGGAGGTCAGGGAGTCGGGCTACCGGATCGGAGCCATCGGCGCGGGGATGATCATGGCCGACGTGCACCTCGAGGCCTACCGTGAAGCGGGATTCACCGTGGCGGCGATCGCGTCCCGCACCGAGTCGAAGGCACGCGCGCTCGCCGAGCGGTACAGCATCCCCACCGTCCACGCGACGCCGCTGGAGCTGATCGCCGACACGGACATCGACATCATCGACATCGCCTTCCCGCCCGACCAGCAGCCCGCGCTCATCCGGGCGGCGCTCGCTCAGGACCACGTCAAGGGGATCCTCGCGCAGAAGCCGCTCGCCCTGACGCTGGAAGAGGCAGCGGCCCTGCGCGATGAGGCCGCCGCGGCCGGCAAGGTGCTCTCGGTCAACCAGAACATGCGGTTCGACCAGTCCATCCGCGTGCTCCGCCAGATCCTCGACGGCGGGGAGTTGGGCGAAGTCGTGTTCGCGACCATCAACATGCACGCGATCCCGCACTGGCAGACGTTCCTGGAGGGGTACGACCGGCTCACCCTCGCGAACATGAGCGTGCACCACCTCGATGCGCTGCGGTTCCTCTTCGGCGAGCCTGAGGAGATCTACACCGCGACGCGTACCGACCCGCGCACCGAGTTCGCCCACGAGGACGGCATCGTCGTCTCCACGCTGAGGTTCCGCTCGGGCGTGCTGGCGATGTCGGTCGAGGATGTCTGGTCGGGTCCCCGTGAGGAGGGATTCGACTCCGACGTGTCGATCACCTGGCGCGTCGAAGGCACGCAGGGCGTGGCGAAGGGCACGATCGGCTGGCCCACCGGCGAGCCGTCCACGCTGACCTACGCCTCCACGCTCACCACCGACGGTGCCTGGGTGAGCCCGACCTGGGAGACGCACTGGTTCCCGCACGCCTTCATCGGCGTGATGGAACAGCTGCAGTACGCGCTCGCGACCGGCACCGAGCCCGAGCTCACCGTGGCAGACAACGTCCGGACGATCGCCCTGATCGAGGCCGGCTACCGCTCGATCGCCGAGCATCGCCCGGTGCGCATCGACGAGATCTCCGTCTGA
- a CDS encoding substrate-binding domain-containing protein codes for MQSSRTRNRGVAAAAIAVTALTVTLLSGCTSAPADNTGGTESGGAEPEKFVIGFQQPLGGQAWREMGLASLQALAARPEYKDKVEVKIVRTNDNDAAQQNAAIQNLIAEGVDAILFDPASATGADAAIAQAEAAGIPVFANGGPYDNDYVYVVSTDWANAGTVGAEWLVGQLGDNKDVAVLEGLAGVPLNDGSMPGVEEILTSGGANIVARGTNGWNEADAQKAMAQILQSNPDVGGVYSFLTGGQGIPAAFADAGIDFVPVVGGSGYNGEACTLVEYADDGLVGNMVFGQPAIYAKGLEQAVALLEGEDVPQEQLFPPLEITVDNAADYCLPDQADNFQLGYDFPGLDLTVDEVLAFYQK; via the coding sequence ATGCAGTCATCACGCACCCGAAACCGGGGTGTCGCAGCGGCAGCCATCGCCGTCACGGCCCTCACCGTCACCCTTCTGAGCGGGTGCACGTCGGCACCCGCAGACAACACCGGCGGCACCGAGTCCGGCGGCGCAGAGCCCGAGAAGTTCGTGATCGGGTTCCAGCAGCCGCTCGGCGGCCAGGCCTGGCGTGAGATGGGCCTCGCTTCGCTGCAGGCCCTGGCCGCCCGCCCGGAGTACAAAGACAAGGTCGAGGTGAAGATCGTCCGCACGAACGACAACGACGCGGCCCAGCAGAACGCCGCCATCCAGAACCTGATCGCGGAGGGCGTCGACGCCATCCTGTTCGATCCCGCATCGGCGACCGGCGCGGACGCCGCGATCGCCCAGGCCGAGGCAGCCGGCATCCCGGTCTTCGCGAACGGTGGACCGTACGACAACGACTACGTGTACGTCGTGTCCACGGACTGGGCGAATGCCGGAACCGTCGGCGCGGAGTGGCTCGTCGGGCAGCTCGGCGACAACAAGGACGTCGCCGTCCTCGAGGGCCTCGCCGGCGTGCCGCTGAATGACGGCTCGATGCCCGGCGTCGAGGAGATCCTCACCTCCGGCGGTGCGAACATCGTGGCACGCGGCACCAACGGCTGGAACGAGGCCGACGCACAGAAGGCGATGGCGCAGATCCTGCAGTCCAACCCGGATGTCGGCGGCGTCTACTCCTTCCTCACCGGCGGGCAGGGCATTCCGGCCGCGTTCGCGGATGCGGGTATCGACTTCGTTCCCGTGGTCGGCGGCTCGGGCTACAACGGCGAGGCGTGCACGCTCGTCGAGTACGCCGATGACGGCCTCGTCGGCAACATGGTGTTCGGCCAGCCCGCGATCTACGCGAAGGGCCTCGAGCAGGCCGTCGCGCTCCTCGAGGGCGAGGACGTTCCGCAGGAGCAGCTCTTCCCGCCGCTGGAGATCACCGTGGACAACGCGGCGGACTACTGCCTGCCGGATCAGGCCGACAACTTCCAGCTCGGCTACGACTTCCCCGGTCTCGACCTGACCGTGGACGAAGTGCTCGCCTTCTACCAGAAGTAA
- a CDS encoding sugar ABC transporter ATP-binding protein produces the protein MDNLTIRSTAPDAVLRTEPLLVASDLTKRYGAVRALEGASFTCLPGEVLALVGENGAGKSTVSRILAGATEPTSGAITLNGEPFAVGSIAQARERGVACAFQELALVPDWTIAENLLLPERRGRGMFSQRSSREDAERLLTTLDVTHLNPAAVVGDLRLADRQVIEIVRAISADPRLLILDEASSALSPVGVEWLFERIRELTAQGVGIIYVSHRLGEISEIADRGTVLRDGASVGEFSRGSWSDDDLVSLMAGRTARRHFPDAPPAPAADAPAVLDVRGLRSEGLVGVDLVARRGEIVGIGGLQGQGQTELLRCLFGAAPAVADQWSVGGKPVRRLTPPRAVRRGVGFVPEDRKTEGLALALSVGENLLAPWLRPVAAGGQLQLRRERPWIERVLGGLSVRTRGPDEPVGSLSGGNQQKVVFGRWIDRERSVLLLHDPTRGIDVRAKQELYQAMLELAASGVAIIWFSTEVEELVHMCHRVAVLYRGRVARVLEGEQITPDAIVGAAVGTA, from the coding sequence GTGGACAACCTGACCATCCGGAGCACCGCGCCAGACGCGGTGCTCCGGACGGAGCCACTGCTGGTGGCCTCCGATCTGACCAAGAGGTATGGCGCCGTGCGCGCCCTGGAGGGCGCGAGCTTCACCTGCCTGCCGGGAGAGGTGCTCGCCCTGGTGGGCGAGAACGGTGCCGGCAAGAGCACGGTGTCGCGCATCCTCGCGGGAGCGACCGAGCCGACCAGCGGGGCGATCACCTTGAACGGCGAGCCCTTCGCCGTCGGCTCGATCGCCCAGGCGCGCGAACGGGGCGTCGCCTGCGCCTTCCAGGAGCTCGCGCTCGTGCCGGACTGGACGATCGCGGAGAACCTGCTCCTGCCAGAGCGGCGCGGACGCGGGATGTTCTCACAGCGCTCGTCGCGGGAAGACGCCGAGCGGCTGCTCACGACGTTGGACGTGACCCATCTGAACCCGGCGGCGGTGGTCGGCGATCTGCGCCTGGCCGACCGCCAGGTCATCGAGATCGTGCGAGCCATCTCGGCCGACCCGAGATTGCTCATCCTCGATGAAGCCTCGTCGGCGTTGAGTCCCGTGGGGGTCGAGTGGCTCTTCGAACGGATTCGCGAGCTCACCGCCCAAGGCGTCGGCATCATCTATGTCTCACATCGCCTCGGCGAGATCTCCGAGATCGCCGACCGCGGAACGGTGCTCCGCGACGGTGCGTCCGTCGGCGAGTTCTCACGCGGGTCCTGGTCAGACGATGACCTCGTCTCCCTCATGGCCGGCCGCACCGCGCGGCGCCACTTCCCCGATGCTCCACCGGCCCCCGCCGCCGACGCACCGGCGGTGCTCGACGTACGCGGCCTGCGCTCCGAGGGCCTGGTCGGCGTCGACCTGGTCGCCCGCCGCGGCGAGATCGTCGGGATCGGCGGGCTGCAGGGCCAGGGTCAGACCGAGCTGCTGCGCTGCCTGTTCGGCGCGGCCCCGGCCGTCGCCGACCAGTGGAGCGTGGGCGGCAAGCCGGTGCGTCGCCTCACTCCCCCGCGTGCGGTCCGGCGCGGTGTCGGCTTCGTTCCCGAGGACCGCAAGACCGAAGGCCTCGCGCTCGCGCTGAGCGTCGGCGAGAACCTGCTGGCGCCCTGGCTCCGGCCGGTCGCGGCCGGCGGGCAGCTGCAGCTGCGTCGGGAGCGCCCGTGGATCGAACGCGTGCTCGGCGGCCTGAGCGTTCGCACCCGTGGACCGGACGAGCCGGTCGGCTCCCTGTCCGGCGGCAACCAGCAGAAGGTGGTGTTCGGCCGCTGGATCGACCGCGAACGCTCCGTCCTCCTGCTGCACGATCCCACCCGCGGCATCGACGTGCGGGCGAAGCAGGAGCTGTACCAGGCGATGCTCGAGCTCGCCGCATCGGGGGTTGCGATCATCTGGTTCTCAACGGAAGTGGAGGAGCTCGTGCACATGTGCCACCGGGTCGCCGTGCTCTACCGTGGGCGCGTCGCCCGCGTGCTGGAGGGCGAGCAGATCACCCCTGACGCGATCGTCGGAGCGGCGGTGGGAACCGCATGA
- a CDS encoding ABC transporter permease gives MSPTTTTIPAPMPRVGPIRSGTRRMRYDGALAPVLAFVVFFGVYLAVNPGLLTRFQLQSAANLIAPLALIALGQLLIVLIGGIDISIGAITSLCNVVFATQIAGLSAPGALLACIAVGVLCGAINGVLVAYVNLPAIAVTLATAFIYAALARQILDRPGGALSSEIYQVTSGELVPFVPIALVWVALIATGLWLFLQRTAFGRQVYGVGSGRAAVQSAGLKPRLTILVTFMVSGGIVSLGAVLLAGSTLTGDPRSGDPYLLNSIAVVALSGAAFAGGRGSILGTVLAAAVLGMVGNLLFFAGINSYWQYVISALIILAVVVIPRVGQFVIQQSALRRGHHE, from the coding sequence ATGAGCCCCACGACCACCACCATCCCCGCACCGATGCCGAGAGTCGGGCCCATCCGCTCCGGCACGCGGCGCATGCGCTATGACGGGGCACTGGCTCCCGTGCTCGCCTTCGTGGTGTTCTTCGGCGTGTACCTCGCCGTCAACCCCGGCCTGCTCACCCGGTTCCAGCTCCAGTCCGCCGCGAACCTGATCGCCCCGCTCGCCCTCATCGCGCTCGGGCAGCTGCTGATCGTGCTGATCGGCGGCATCGATATCTCCATCGGAGCGATCACGAGCCTGTGCAACGTCGTCTTCGCGACTCAGATCGCGGGCCTCTCCGCACCGGGGGCGCTCCTGGCCTGCATCGCCGTCGGCGTGCTCTGCGGCGCGATCAATGGCGTGCTGGTCGCGTACGTCAACCTGCCCGCCATAGCCGTCACCCTGGCCACCGCCTTCATCTACGCGGCTCTCGCGCGACAGATCCTCGACCGCCCTGGCGGTGCTCTCAGCAGCGAGATCTACCAGGTCACCAGCGGCGAGCTGGTTCCGTTCGTGCCGATCGCACTGGTGTGGGTGGCGCTGATCGCCACGGGCCTGTGGCTCTTCCTCCAGCGCACCGCGTTCGGGCGGCAGGTCTACGGTGTCGGCTCGGGCCGGGCCGCTGTGCAGTCCGCGGGGCTGAAGCCGCGGCTGACCATCCTGGTGACCTTCATGGTCTCCGGCGGGATCGTCTCGCTCGGCGCCGTACTCCTGGCCGGATCGACGCTCACCGGTGACCCGCGCAGCGGCGACCCGTACCTGCTCAACTCGATCGCCGTGGTCGCACTGTCCGGTGCCGCCTTCGCCGGCGGGCGCGGCAGCATCCTCGGCACGGTCCTGGCCGCCGCCGTCCTCGGCATGGTGGGCAACCTGCTGTTCTTCGCCGGCATCAACTCGTACTGGCAGTACGTGATCAGCGCGCTGATCATCCTCGCCGTCGTGGTGATTCCGCGCGTCGGACAGTTCGTCATCCAGCAGTCGGCGCTTCGAAGGGGGCACCATGAGTGA
- a CDS encoding ABC transporter permease, whose amino-acid sequence MSDTQTVVAEDATEGSPSAQSGLARLVSRMPRAGWGIAIFIALFVIGGLLRPSLFTLPGLISTATFAAILAVASYGQTIAVIQGGIDLSVPNTIAFAALGFLTWNASFGPVIALLLALAGGLVIGIVNGVIVAKVGLTPIVTTIAMNGLLFGVVLLNFPLSELTVVPDLVTSFTSARVDLAGLQIAIVLPMALLLMLLLQAVLSYTGWGRSLFLVGSREDAARLAGQPVARIRISGYALSGLLAAFAGIVIVGYYSQAETTMGNSYLLGSVAAVIVGGASMFGGRGSMVGTFVGALVLGQVATLVAVFNLGATMQNLIYGLIILAVLAAYGRDRT is encoded by the coding sequence ATGAGTGACACGCAGACCGTCGTCGCGGAGGACGCGACCGAGGGCTCGCCTTCCGCCCAGAGCGGGTTGGCCCGCCTGGTCTCGAGGATGCCGCGAGCTGGATGGGGCATTGCGATCTTCATCGCACTGTTCGTCATCGGCGGGCTGCTGCGCCCGTCGCTGTTCACACTCCCGGGACTCATCAGCACGGCGACGTTCGCCGCGATCCTCGCGGTCGCGTCGTACGGGCAGACGATCGCGGTCATCCAGGGCGGCATCGACCTGTCGGTGCCGAACACCATCGCGTTCGCCGCACTGGGCTTCCTGACCTGGAACGCCTCGTTCGGACCAGTGATCGCCCTCCTGCTCGCGCTCGCCGGCGGTCTGGTCATCGGCATCGTCAACGGTGTGATCGTCGCCAAGGTCGGCCTCACGCCGATTGTGACGACCATCGCGATGAACGGGCTGCTCTTCGGCGTGGTGCTCCTGAACTTCCCCCTGTCCGAGCTGACGGTCGTGCCCGACCTCGTGACCTCGTTCACGTCCGCTCGCGTCGACCTGGCCGGCCTTCAGATCGCGATCGTGCTCCCGATGGCACTGCTGCTGATGCTGCTGCTGCAGGCCGTACTCAGCTACACCGGCTGGGGACGGTCATTGTTCCTCGTGGGATCACGGGAGGATGCCGCGCGCCTGGCGGGCCAGCCGGTCGCCCGCATCCGCATCTCCGGCTACGCCCTGTCGGGGCTGCTCGCCGCATTCGCGGGGATCGTGATCGTCGGCTACTACTCCCAGGCCGAGACCACGATGGGCAACAGCTATCTGCTCGGCTCGGTGGCGGCCGTCATCGTCGGCGGCGCTTCGATGTTCGGCGGACGCGGCTCGATGGTGGGCACGTTCGTCGGCGCCCTCGTACTCGGGCAGGTCGCGACCCTGGTGGCCGTCTTCAACCTCGGCGCGACGATGCAGAACCTGATCTACGGGCTGATCATCCTTGCCGTCCTGGCTGCCTACGGTC